From Candidatus Manganitrophus morganii, the proteins below share one genomic window:
- a CDS encoding tetratricopeptide repeat protein → MTPEKTKHRKTIPLAITLILLGLSAATTLPGCATPCNLADLSNPCRPLADHSRDAYEWLAKGIVLGNNGRNEEALGAFDRAIRYKHDYPEAWFGKGVSLHKLGDERKALEAFQQAIEIRPSFIEAWYSSGFSLHQLGRNEEAAASFERAAGLAPESPEAWYHQGLSLIRLERNEAALSAFEQALALKPFYTEALLYKGIALNKLRRHGEALVAHEQALIVNMFNTDARYYKALSLAGLGRNQEALAAFEETLALKPDHPEAWLEKGNTLAHMGREEEALAAFNQAITLHPRLDRAWFGKGGSLSRSGRDQAALDAFEQALQLNPAHSEAWFGKGISLGRLGRHEAALAAAEEAIKRNPHHGLAWHHKGVMLGQLGRDPEALAALEKTLQLHPEHAEAWFSKGNALARLHRHEEARAAYGNAVRFKPDFYEGWYAKGLSIVNLDQAKEALADFEKAIALKPDHPEAWLGKGVALERSGRDPEALAAFDEAIRLKSESAEAWHRKGRLLEKINLFEEALKAYEQALERNAGRPELWYDQGALLERLGRHRESVASFETFLQRNPNETELWQEKGIALMRLGRIEEALKWTEKIASVKPEAPEVWRLKGIALERLGRLEEALKANEKAITLRPDFHEAWYNKGIVLERLGRFQPALEAYEKMISFASNDPNPWFRKGLLLERLKRDEEALAAYDRAASLNRNLPGPWYQRGLVLARLGRHEAALAAYEKAVALYPENAEPWVSIGISLEDLGRDEAALKAYEKALSLKPDFQKAWQYKGHTLQRLGRFREAVDAFRKVQTFGLANAQERRIE, encoded by the coding sequence CCACCCTACCCGGCTGCGCGACCCCCTGCAACCTCGCCGACCTTTCAAATCCATGCCGCCCCCTGGCCGATCATTCCCGCGACGCCTACGAGTGGCTCGCGAAAGGAATCGTCCTCGGAAATAATGGCCGGAATGAAGAAGCGCTCGGAGCATTCGATCGGGCCATTCGCTATAAACACGATTATCCGGAAGCGTGGTTCGGCAAAGGGGTTTCCCTTCATAAATTGGGCGATGAGCGAAAAGCGCTGGAAGCGTTTCAGCAGGCGATCGAAATAAGACCTTCTTTCATCGAAGCGTGGTACAGCAGCGGCTTTTCGCTCCATCAGCTCGGTAGAAACGAGGAAGCGGCCGCATCGTTTGAACGGGCCGCCGGCCTCGCCCCCGAATCGCCGGAAGCTTGGTACCATCAAGGCCTCTCATTGATCCGCTTGGAACGAAATGAAGCGGCCTTGAGCGCGTTTGAGCAGGCGCTCGCGCTCAAACCGTTTTATACCGAAGCATTGCTGTACAAAGGCATCGCCCTGAACAAGTTGCGCCGTCACGGCGAAGCGCTCGTCGCCCATGAGCAGGCGCTCATCGTCAATATGTTTAATACAGACGCCCGGTATTACAAAGCCCTCTCCTTGGCCGGTCTCGGCCGGAATCAAGAGGCGCTGGCAGCGTTTGAAGAGACCCTCGCGCTGAAGCCCGATCATCCCGAAGCGTGGCTCGAAAAAGGAAACACCCTCGCCCACATGGGCCGGGAGGAAGAAGCGCTGGCGGCGTTCAATCAAGCGATCACTCTCCATCCGCGGCTCGACCGGGCCTGGTTCGGGAAAGGAGGATCGCTCAGTCGATCGGGCCGGGACCAAGCGGCGCTCGACGCGTTCGAGCAGGCGCTTCAACTCAATCCGGCCCATTCGGAAGCCTGGTTCGGCAAAGGGATCTCCCTCGGACGGTTGGGCCGGCATGAGGCGGCGCTGGCCGCCGCGGAGGAAGCGATCAAACGAAATCCTCACCATGGATTGGCCTGGCATCATAAAGGAGTGATGCTGGGTCAATTAGGCCGGGACCCGGAAGCGCTGGCCGCGCTTGAAAAGACCCTCCAACTCCATCCCGAACACGCAGAAGCCTGGTTCAGCAAAGGGAATGCGCTCGCGAGATTACACCGGCACGAAGAAGCGCGGGCCGCTTACGGCAATGCCGTCCGATTCAAACCGGATTTCTACGAGGGATGGTATGCAAAGGGCCTTTCCATCGTTAACTTGGATCAAGCGAAAGAAGCGCTGGCCGACTTCGAGAAGGCGATCGCGCTCAAACCCGATCATCCCGAAGCGTGGCTCGGCAAAGGGGTTGCGCTGGAACGATCCGGCCGGGACCCGGAAGCGCTGGCCGCTTTTGATGAGGCGATTCGGCTCAAAAGTGAATCCGCGGAAGCCTGGCATCGGAAGGGGCGCCTCCTCGAGAAAATAAATCTCTTCGAGGAGGCGCTGAAGGCCTACGAACAAGCGCTCGAACGAAACGCCGGCCGGCCGGAGCTCTGGTACGACCAAGGGGCCCTCCTGGAGCGGCTCGGCCGTCACCGGGAGAGCGTGGCCTCCTTCGAAACGTTCCTCCAGCGCAATCCGAATGAAACGGAGCTCTGGCAAGAGAAAGGGATCGCCCTGATGCGATTGGGGCGGATTGAAGAGGCGCTGAAATGGACCGAGAAGATCGCCTCGGTCAAACCGGAGGCGCCGGAGGTCTGGCGGTTGAAAGGGATTGCGCTGGAGCGGCTCGGCCGGCTGGAAGAGGCGTTGAAAGCGAACGAGAAAGCGATCACGCTGAGACCCGACTTTCACGAAGCCTGGTACAACAAAGGGATTGTCCTCGAAAGATTAGGACGCTTCCAACCGGCGCTGGAAGCGTACGAAAAGATGATCTCCTTTGCGTCCAATGATCCCAATCCCTGGTTTAGAAAAGGGCTTCTCCTGGAGCGTTTAAAAAGAGATGAAGAGGCGCTCGCCGCATACGATCGGGCCGCCTCCCTCAATCGGAACCTTCCGGGCCCGTGGTATCAGAGAGGCCTTGTTCTTGCCAGATTAGGCCGTCATGAAGCGGCGCTGGCGGCGTACGAGAAGGCCGTCGCGCTTTATCCCGAAAACGCGGAACCCTGGGTCAGCATCGGAATCTCCCTGGAAGATCTCGGCCGGGACGAGGCGGCGTTAAAGGCCTATGAGAAGGCCCTCTCCCTGAAGCCCGATTTTCAAAAAGCCTGGCAATACAAAGGCCATACCCTTCAAAGACTCGGCCGCTTTAGGGAAGCGGTCGACGCGTTCCGGAAGGTCCAGACGTTCGGATTGGCAAACGCGCAGGAGCGGCGCATCGAATAA